Within the Medicago truncatula cultivar Jemalong A17 chromosome 4, MtrunA17r5.0-ANR, whole genome shotgun sequence genome, the region TGCTCATCACATCATGACTCGGTGCCAGAtaacttgataaaaaatatgTCTAGAGAGAACTATGCACGCTCCCTGACTTTTTACTTTTacgaaaaaagaaataaaaaaggagaTTTCTAAAGAATGATTATAACACAATTTAATACAAAGCAAAAATATTAGAGTACCTGCATGTCATGTGGTAGCAACCTTCAGCAAGTTCAATCATATGGTTACACTTCACGCACTGCTTCCAAAGACTCCTTGATGCCAGAGACTTCAACTTCACATCTTCTGATGGAGGGTTAGGATTCAACCTTTTGTAGGTATAACATGTCATACCACTATGCCACGGGACCTTGCAGCTGAAACAGAAAAGACCATGACATTTTACGCATTTCTTGGGCATTGATTGTACAGAGCCCATAAGACTTTTGGAGTAATCTAAAACTTCAGTTTTTGACATCAATGCAGAGCATCTTGGATAAGGACAGTAAATTTTCTCAGTATGTGGAATTGATGCTTCCAAATTTCGTTGCTGCATGGTTTCAACTAATTTAGAAGTCAAGAATTTCCGGCAACTGTCAACTAGAAGTTCATTCTTGCATCCCTCATGAGGGCATATTGGCACCATTCCATGGAGCAACTTCACCTCCACATGTTGCCTCATGCAAGAAAAGCAATACCTGTGTTGACAGCCATCAACTGAAAAAAATTGACTAACATCACTATCCTCCAAACAAATGACACAAGTTTCATTCAGACTCTTTACACCGCTAGATTCAGCAGGCCTCATGGATTGAGAAACAATTGCATCTCTTGCAAGCTTAAATGCAAATTTCAGATCATGCCTCGCCACAAGCCTTGGACTGCAGTATGCAAATTTTCTTTGAAGCATATTCACCTCATTAAGTAGTGCAGCGACCTTCGGCTGTTTCGAAGCCCATTTTCCACTCAACTGACcaataaaacaaaatgttaAAATCCTCCACAAAAAAGACAACATTATCACATAGTTATTCATTCCCATCATCTTAAACACGCATCAATCGAAGTACAATTCAAGCCAAGTGGCATTCGAAGAACACATGCTCCTAACTTATCAATACGCgttataaatttcaaaaattacagTTTCTATTAACAACAAATTCTCCAAGAAGAATTATAAAGTTTCGAATGAAATCAAGCAAGCcacattaaaagttaaaacaaaaaccgtcctaaaaaataaaatggacaTAATAAAAGTGACAAAAGTCAAATTTCCATATTATAGCAGTTACCGGTTCGAATTATGTACATGGTTATCATTATCTTATGATAGATGTGAGTCATTTCTCGATTCAAAACAGAATTAAACCCAATCAACACAAATCACTGTGTATAACTATTTTCAGACATGAATCTCAATTCATTATCACGAATTGCAGATTTCTCCAACTTTCACACCTGAACTTTCTGTAGCCAAtcacttatttttttgtcaacttTGTATAACCATCCAATTATCTTTTGTCATTTTGATAATCAAATATATTGAGTTTCTTATATAACATACAAAGCTTATGCTTTTGCATACACACAACTTGCTTTGACTTAAATATCATGCTTGAATGACCATACATATTATGattcataataattaataagatCGATCCACAATTCTAATTCAAAATACATTGTCTTCCAATTCATGATTTGAATCTCGACTTAtgattaaacaacaacaaccaagccttatcccactaagtggggtcaaCTACATAGATCAAACAACGCCATAATGCTCTATCATTTACCATATCtctatccaactcattaatctctagatctttcttatagtttcttatagtttttctaaatCTTCCCTTGCCTCTAGTGATTTGAATATTCTCCATCTTATCTACTCTTCTTATTACAAAATCTTCAgatcttctctctacatgtccaAATCACCTAAGCCTAGCTTCCACCATCTTTTCCACTACAGTTGCTACTCCAACTCCCTCTCTACCATTTCTAATATTATCTCGTCTAGTCTCTCTAcacatccaacgcaacatcctTATCTCTACTatgcttaatttattttcatgttgGATCTTGACATCCCGACACTCTTGTTCCATATAACATCGTCGGTCTTACAGTTGTCTGATAAAAATTACCCTTCAACTTTAGTGGTACTTtcatatcatataaaaaaagCGATACCCTTttccatttcaaccacccagCTTGAATTCAATGGTTTACATCTCTGACTTATGATTAAACATGCATTATAAATTATCATAATACTCACATACCAATCTTCTtccaaacacaacaaaacattacatttttttttttctttccaattggCCAAATGACCATACATACTCAAATAAACACACACAGAGGGGCATTCGAAGCACGAAAACCTCTGACATTAAGCTTATCCTAGTTTAGCATACCAATGTATTAAACTACAACACTAAAATATATTCTACAATTAGACAAGGGTGCATGCATAATGAAATCAAGTACTATTATCTTAATCAACAACCATTTAGAGAGAGTAAGAAGAACTCACATGTTGAAAAAGTGTATAATAAtcaccaaaataaataacacgCTTCAAATCCAAAGCAATAACAGCATTGAAACCTTCAATCAAAGCCATAAGCTCCACAGCAATTTTACGACTCTCATTCCCATCAACAGTCTTAGAAATTTCCAATATCAAATTATCCTCATCATCACAAACAGCAACACCAATCCCAGCCAAAGAAACACTCTCACCTCTCACACTCTCCTCACTCACTAAACCCTTAAAATAAACCCTAACAACCGGACCTTCATTGTTCCGCATCGTCGAACCCGAAGAACTCCCTTCACCAAACGGTTTCTCGAAATTATCTCCCCATTCATCCCAATCCTTCACCGGCATGTTGAAAATCTCCGACGCCATTTTCTGATCATGAATCCGACGGTTGAGATCGTCTCTCGCTTCACGCATTGCTCTCTCGCTTTGTAATCTGTCGTTCATCTCGATTGCCATTTTTTCGAGCTCTTGTAGCTGGAGAGAGTTAGCGTTGAAAACGGAGTCGGAGATGGATGGGTCTTCGAGAAAGACGGCGGTGGAGGAGGAAGGTTGGTCGGTGAGGGAAGCGGAGAGGGCTTCTTGGAGCTGGAGATTGTAAGCGAAATCGAGATCGGATTCCATGGATTCCGCCACCGTGAGTTCGTGGCGTTGCGCCGTTAACAAGAAGTGAAAGTCTTCTTGTTCTTGGGTTGAGTCCATGGAAATTGTTCCCCCCGTAAGGAGTGAGtgtgttgttatgctatatatatagCTTTTCCTAAatggattttataattattttttcttgttgactaaaaaaaattatttgttttaaggttaaacatgtttttagtccctataaatatattaacctTTTTgctttagttcctctaaaattttccttcaacttttagtccctctaaaattttcaattactacttttggtccctatatttaagttaatttttatattttttaacgaAATTGTGCAttaatgtgtagaatattgtaaaaaaaattcccaaaaaacggttagaattttttaacaaaatataaattaaatatgaatttttaaccatcaaaaatataaaaattcatattaaattcatgttttgttaaaaaattcatgttttgttattcaaaaatatgaattctacatatgagtttactttaagggtgtgtttggtttggaagaaaagttgtgaagagagaaataggtgagagagagagagtgagaagagagaaatatgtgagaaatagagtagatttgatgaattgtttgttgtaagagagagatgagcgaaatagaagagaaagaagtgtTGTTTATTTACAAAAGTACCAAGATGCCCATACAATAAAGTGAATAGATTgagaatataatattttaatgcaAGGGCAATAATGGAACAACAAAGTGAATAGTCTTCTCTCTCCCCTTTCTTCTCTATTGTGAGGAGAAACCAAAAAGTGATGGTTCCCACTACTTTTTAATCTCTCTTCCCTATTTCTCTTCATTCCAAACAAGAGAAAGTTGTTCTCtcttccctctttctctcttctctcttccttatttctcttcaaccaaacagaccaagagggaccaaaagtgaaaatagaaatttttttagagattaaaagttaaaggaaaattttagaggaactaaaacgaaaagttggtatatttataggaaatttttttaaatcatttttgattttattgttttttgtttttatactaGGTTTATTTCCTTGAGTTAGATAATAATTGGTGGCAACTCCAAATGTTTGGTCAAGTGGTAAAAAGATGAATCTGAGAGATCTCGGATTCGAGCCCGGTTAGTACCTTTggagggaggtaaatgtaaatACTTTTGTAAGTGTTCTTTGTGTTCGAAGGTCTTCCCTGCTTTGGACCGGGACCAGGGGCGGACCTTGGGGAGTACAAAAAGCTCTACCGAACCGGGCTCTAAAAACTATGGGccgaaaaaaaattataatacccACCCccacttatattaaaaaattatatgttacttttttttctttggtacacgtatgagttttttctagactctagttctACTTTCTGGACATAAATTTGATGCTATCAAACCACCATCAATTTGTATGATCacttaatcaatcaatttgaaaaactattttattgaaagaatcaaaacaattatttattttttccacatAAATCATTCGTTTTTCCATTTCATACGACATAGGAGTGACATTCCAAACGACACcgttagataaatttcacctctgtttcacttaattttattttgttttgtttcatgtttaaaagttctgattctgatttttttgatgaagtttagctaaaaaaaatttattttactgagacctattttaaaaatagaaccgAGACTCCTATTTCATAGGAACAGCCATGACCGAGACACCACCATTCCCtcatcttaaaattttataaaacaagataatgattaatgattggTAATGGGCTATGAGCCATGAGGTGAGGATGTTTATGATAGGGATAAACCTTAACCTTAAAGAGACTTCACTATTGTATATGGGAGAAACCAAGAAACTATACTTTAGCAAGATCCACGATACTCTATAAAgtgataaatttcaaaattatttgcaCTGATATATAGGTTCCTTGGATGATGTATTGATGATGTTTCAAAATTTATCAATACTAAGCTACTTAACCATCTCCTACAAATGCCAAAGATGAAGGTTTGAATTAATGGATAAGTTCCTTAGAGTAGACCTGGATGATGCCATGGTCGAGTGTGACAGACCGAAAGGGGATCATGCAACCTTCAAATGGCTTCAAGAAATTTTCcacaaaaatatgaacaaaGCCATTGAGTTTGAGAATTGGCAGGAGGTGGAGGGTTTTAGAGATTGTAATAGTTTTGATGTAGTTTTGTATTCTTCTTTTGAAGTCTTTGTAgccgtttatgatttttgttttctatatttatatacatCTTTTTGTAGGTCtaaactttatatttttgtatatcTATTAAACACTTTAtgtttgaaataacttttatttaattcaatcttcgtcttttttaaaaaaggtttaaaaaattggaatttaactttttttgacatttttttaaaaattatgtgATTCAAACAAACGAGCTGAACTTAACGAACTGAATCGAGTTGTTCATAAACTTTATACGAGTCAAGCTCaagctaaaaaaataatttgtatcaAACTCGAGTTGAGTTTTAAACTAAACAAATTCTTATTGAGTCGAGCTCTGACGAGACTCATTTCTAACCCTACTTCTGATGCATATCTACGATACAAGGTTTTCTTGAAAATCCCAAAGGGTCTATGAGCATATTagagagcatccacaatggagacCTTCAACTTTGAGGTCTTAAATAGGTTCCACATGGACACATcactttttgataattttttaataatagtacctaataggtactcaaCCACTCCAACACAGACCCTCTAAcaatattatttgtttaaaacattatatctattttataatattaaattgattaaaagccatgagaattattattttaataaaaagttatgTGGGCCCACTTAATAATGGGGTCTAACTTAGACCTTGGATCTTTTAAgacctcaaaaaaaataatccacAATGGGGGTACCTATTAGATATCAGGTCTTAAATGGTGAAGACCTCActattgtggatgctcttaggGGGgctaaacaacaaatttttgtgTAACATTTTTGTCGTGCGAATTCTTTAGGGCCTAGACATATTTCCCcaagttttagtttttttttttccttttctgtgTAACAAAATTATAGTTTCcgtttatctatttattttgaatCGATATCCTTTGCGGTAAATACAGAAACTGATCTTTTGAGTTGGATATAACCACAATAAGTGACAAACACAATCACTTAATCTCTCAAAAAGATTTAACATTATTTCATTCTTAAAGTTATCGCTTCAACAACAAACACACTAAAACCTCAATCGTCCATACGACTCAAGCACCATTGACACTATGACGAGACTTATTCCTTCACCAAATATGTTCTTGATCGTTGATTAAAGCATAAGCCACCAAAAATACAAACAGGGAGGGTGGACAAAATCAATTAGAAGAAAGTTTATCCCTATATATGagtttaattaatcaattaaattaacCACTCTTGCCTTTTGCTCATCATTAAACTGCACTATAATGAAACTTAGCTAACTACTCGGTGGTTGTACTGTTTTCTGTATGGATTGGCCAGCATTGCCTAGTGTTCCCTATTGATTGACACAAACATTTGTCTTATGGAACCCTATAAAGAATCCAAAGCCAAAAAAGGACCAAAACTTAAAAGCTGTTACTAATTTGAAAAGGAAATAACATTCACCAAGCTAGGGATGTCAATTTCACAAACGAGGATCCATgtgaaaatataagtcaaacatTTCTGTTATTAAagtatgtaaaatatttttttttccttaaacaatgatttaaagattaatttcattttttttcatttctaattGATGTGGGCAGTCCAACTTTTTTAGTAGTACATCCATTTTTCctcaagaaagaaaaataacctACAAGAAATTAATCCTAGCTCTACTACCTTACTTTTATTAGTTATATATAATTGCTTGATTTCTTCCATTTCTCCTTCGGAGATAGTCATCAAATTTGAATTGTGTGCATTTACAATTGTGTGACTGCACGCAGTCAGTCTCATCGATGGTCGTTGATCAAGatcaaacaatttaaattttaatgcaaATTTTAACTCCAAAAGAAGTTAAAACATCTACATTCAAATTTAAACCGCTTAATCTTTACCAGACGATGTGCCAGATTGCCGGTGCACACAAACCAAATCGGTGAAGGAAACACTTGATTAAATTCCTATTTGTAATGCtatcatatttaatataattgtCCTTGTTCATGTCCAAAGTGTATCCCACCCTGAGCATAGGCCAGTGTTGTCATCAAGAAAGTTCAAACCAATATGATGTCCGTCGCTATGGGAAGGACTTTGAATGAAATCATCAACTGATATTTGTTGTGGTGATTCTTGAGGACTTTGTGAAATTTCCAAAAATAGAGCAACAAGATTGGTTTGTTGGAGTTTCATGTTTACAACCTCAGCTTGTGATTTGGCTAGTTGTGCTTGAAGCTCATTGACTTGCTTTTGGAGTTGGCAAATTGCTCCTGCACAACCATAAACTGGGTCTCTAACTCTTGCACTAGCCTCATAAACCATGCTTGTCACTGCATCAGCTCTTTGATCTTCTGGAAGTTCCtattttgaaacaacaaaaagttTAGATGATAAAATCCATAATTCAGAATTCGGTTAAAAGATAAGTAAAATCTAATCAATGGTCGTTGTCAAGATTTTAACTTGAATACTCTGATCGATTCGTTTCTAATCAAAGTTCATTAGCCACTTCGTTTGCActtagttttgttttaattgatgATATTCAcattaaagaaaatgttttttttttcatttctcctATTCTTTAGCTTCTATTTTTAGGTCAAGATTTGGAATTTTGAAGTGTTATGTATGACTATAAGGAGGCCCACCATTAGGTATTTGTTAGAATTATTATATGGTTGACAATGCATTTATTTGAGACATTATAACGGAAAGTACGGGGGCTCCATATCCATGGACCATAATAAAAAAGGGCACCTCAACAAAATCTCAACCATGTGCTTCCTTATCAAGTTTCACtcctaaatttttttgttttgtttctattttgtgTTATTATTTTATGCTTTTCTAGAGGCTTGTAAATCTAACTCAAGATAAATTCCTTTGAGAATGTTGAATGTGAGCTTGTCCCTCAAAAAAGTAAATCTTGATATGTATGAGTTAGAAATCAAACTTCTGATTACATATTAAAAGACTCTATCCTCTTGCCACTTAGATCAcaacaatttcttaaaaaatacatatattgttattttatctttcatcattgattcaaataaaagaaaaacgtTGAACTCTATACAATCTTACAAATCAATACTAAAGTTGCACAAATTTAATGCTTATATAAAGATATGTGCAAAAAATCTGAACACATCTTCAAGATTCACTTCATAGTTTTGTTTCTCTAATGTTCACTTAAATAGCACAAACATTTAGAAACAAACTCTCAAGTAGAATTAAGACAATGAAATAAGTAATTCAACAAAGATTTTGAAaacttataaacaaataattgaATCAGAAAAACTTGAAATAACGACGAAAATTAGAGTCAGGAAATAAAAACTTTTGATTCAATTTTGTGTCTCTAATAACACAGACTAAATTAAAGAGAGTTTTCTCATTTTCTCGTCTCTAAATTTACGCCaatatttcaacattttcaaGTATAATTAAGTACCTGTAAGAATTTGATGATGTTGCTAGCACCAAAAACTCTATGAGCAATGGTAAACTTGGCAGGGTCAGTAGGAGGAAAATAAGGTGCCAAAACACATTTATCAGCAGCACATCTTCTCCTCAAAATCTTGCAAGCAGCACAAGGACTCATAACAACAGCTTGAGTAGATGAAGAAGTAGGAGCAGTGAAAGTGTCACTAGTAGCACTCTCCATGTTACTAATAACACTcccctttgttttttttctatatgtttgtatgtgtatttgAAGTAATGGAATAAGGTTGTGGATTTATAAAGGAAAATTTGAAGATAACATAAACGTCATGAATTAAATAAGTGATGTcattgttgaaaattgaaattagttaACCAACGTGGCTGCTCTTGGTTTCCCACTTCTTTGTTAGGTGTTTGGATTTTGGCTCATTGTATGAAAACTCTTTCTACATGTTTGAAAACCATTTCCATACACCACAATAATctcattgtgttttttttttctttcaacttctACTTTTAtgaccaattaaaaaaaaaattataataatcacCACAAGTAATTTATTTCCATATACAAACAGATTTTGCATTTTCAAGAAATATCTTTGTGGTTTGCCTAACTTGCCCGGTAACATGGAAATttcctttcataaaaaaacaaaaataaataaataaatacaagcTTAAATACTATTACCATGCTTAAATTTCCATCTCTAAAATTCATagtccaaaaaagaaaaattatactcTAATATTATTTTACGTATAAAAGAAGCATGTTATGTTATTCCAAATGTACATTAGATAGATTAGACATATCATGGCATTAttcttcataattttgtttgtttttgatttttttttcaattgccCTTAAATCATATCAAGTAGACAACACGATAGAGCAGCCTCAGAggacaaagaaaaaataaacatatgttCTCCTATTCCCTGTTTGAAAAATCTTTGGTTTATCAATtcattaactatttaattaacaaATTGATACTATTAACTAAACTTTTCTCTCAAAAACACATCctatgatgaaaatgaaatgcAACCTTATTATAAATCTCCTAAAATAATCTTAATATAAAGtgacaaataattttaaattttgaaatattctaAACATGAGATTTTTTTGGGTAGAGACTAAACATgagatttaattattttattataataataataataatgagataAAGTGAGTATGTTATTGTGCCAAGTGGCTCATTTAGTAGAAATCAGTTGGGAGTAGGATACATTGCTACCACGACAGAGACAAGCCTATCTACCAAGACTATACTAATTCATCCATCATCAAAGATTTAGTctcttattatttaaaaattaattaaaataaagacaatAGTCTCTTATAACTAGTGTCTTTTTGCATAATATGTGGGCGTGCGTGTGTACTATAGTATGTGTCTACATGTGTGTGTGTGCAAGGGACTTAATTGGCCAAAATTAATGTTGGGGGGCAAGGTTGGTGAATGGTCGTTCACCTCTTTCTCTTTGGACACAACCATCTTCTCATAAGAAAAGAGAATCTTTGTAATTAAccaattcaaaatattaactcatttaagttgatctggtggtattgacttgagaCCTAAGAGTGTGCTCATTCTCAAAAAGTTTCAGATTCGATTATCTTCGATGTCAATTTGAGTAGaataatttagcttcttaaaaaattcaattccaaATATCAAGAATTACTACATTTGTATAAAGTTAGTACTACTAGTATGGTTTTAATTTTCCATTCTTCAATGctaatatacaaatattttttgatttgaAGTTCTTAATTAAATAAGTATATGATTTGAAAATGTAAGATTCTAGCTTATCTTCAAGACTTCAAGTGGTGACTTTGTATTTTTCCACGGCTTAGAAAATTTTAAACCTAAGTTTCAACTTTGAGGTGGAAGCAGTTAGACCtttgtaatttgtttataacattttttcttccttGTGTGCTCTCTAACCTCTCAAAGAGTCTTAGCGTGTGGACCTTAAGAAAAGAAGAACATTAGACAACTCTACTTTACGGTTTACTCCCACTATAACTAAGTCATGTTTTTGTCTTCCTAACTTTAAAATAGGCATGTTCATACTTCATATAGTTATTGAAGTAGTGGCTAGTGTAGACACTGAACAATTTGGTTGTAGTTCATAGAAGGCTGCTAGGTAAAATATCTTGATTGAGTGTGGAAGGAGATAGGGCTATAGGGTTTATTGATCTTTATGCAATGGAGTTCTCCAATAAATGTGATAGTAGTGATGTACTATCATTCTCCTTGAAAGCTTGACTTTTCATCAATGTCTTGGATTGGTCTCACAAGATAATTAAAACTAGTCTACTACTCTGTCTCTCATTATAAGTGTCAATTGAGTACATGTTTTGCGTCATAACGAGTTGTCACAATCACATCGGATCACCGTAGTTTTGTTAAATTTGCTatgatatcaaatattaacTTAAGAGATTGTATGCATTGTTCTACTAAAAGAaacgatatttatttatttaaatttgtgaAGTATATCAAGATCAATATTATTGACgtctaaggctctgtttggtaaggCCACAcagttagcttatagcttataagctcgttcgATAAAAAAAGCTCTATTTGATAATGGTTTTTCAccacgagcttatagcttatttcacgagcttataagctatttttcagatgctattccaagtagcgtttgagcttatagcttatagcttattgttttttcttccacttttgcccttactattttatctaaaatccccttttaccctttataatttattataatataactAATAGATATAATTACCTTATAAACATCCATAGCCTTACCTTAGAATTACTCGTTTTGATCTATTGCATTCTCTTGTATTCTCGGTGCAACTGCAATATAGCTCCagtgcaatattttttttttttcatacataaaATGACCATTGGCTTcagtttaaataaatattttttatgaattaagttttttttttcataaaaaggacacatttaattttttttggttacgtttaaattctttttgttaggcttaaattgtttttatgaaGGGTGTTAGGcttaagctatttttcatatatCATTTCACGTCTACATTTTTTTACGTCTAAATCATTTAAAACCCTAgttaaaataatcatattttaatactttttctAGGCTTAAATCACTAAACTCTTTATACTTTATTGAcatgcttattttattttttaaagaaatatacttttttttgttttgtccaAATCTTttactctttatatttttttctgagtagatactttttatatttttccaatgataatgcataaaaaatatattaaattaataaattataacacttaaatattaattaatataaatattactatgaAATAAGAATgttcttttatgtcattttatatttataagttagttgaaccactaattttaccaaacacttcaactagcttatcagctataagtCATCAGCTATCaactatcagctagcttataagctatccgctatttttaccaaacagagcctaagtTGTTGATTGAATATGTAATGGATCGAAATTGATATATCAATTTGAATCAAACAAATACTGCAACAAGATAGAAAATCA harbors:
- the LOC112420731 gene encoding uncharacterized protein, which produces MDSTQEQEDFHFLLTAQRHELTVAESMESDLDFAYNLQLQEALSASLTDQPSSSTAVFLEDPSISDSVFNANSLQLQELEKMAIEMNDRLQSERAMREARDDLNRRIHDQKMASEIFNMPVKDWDEWGDNFEKPFGEGSSSGSTMRNNEGPVVRVYFKGLVSEESVRGESVSLAGIGVAVCDDEDNLILEISKTVDGNESRKIAVELMALIEGFNAVIALDLKRVIYFGDYYTLFQHLSGKWASKQPKVAALLNEVNMLQRKFAYCSPRLVARHDLKFAFKLARDAIVSQSMRPAESSGVKSLNETCVICLEDSDVSQFFSVDGCQHRYCFSCMRQHVEVKLLHGMVPICPHEGCKNELLVDSCRKFLTSKLVETMQQRNLEASIPHTEKIYCPYPRCSALMSKTEVLDYSKSLMGSVQSMPKKCVKCHGLFCFSCKVPWHSGMTCYTYKRLNPNPPSEDVKLKSLASRSLWKQCVKCNHMIELAEGCYHMTCRCGFEFCYKCGAEWKDKKATCSCPLWEEDNIWLQDRDDEEDDSSDDDF
- the LOC11410057 gene encoding LOB domain-containing protein 11, translated to MESATSDTFTAPTSSSTQAVVMSPCAACKILRRRCAADKCVLAPYFPPTDPAKFTIAHRVFGASNIIKFLQELPEDQRADAVTSMVYEASARVRDPVYGCAGAICQLQKQVNELQAQLAKSQAEVVNMKLQQTNLVALFLEISQSPQESPQQISVDDFIQSPSHSDGHHIGLNFLDDNTGLCSGWDTLWT